From one Marmota flaviventris isolate mMarFla1 chromosome 1, mMarFla1.hap1, whole genome shotgun sequence genomic stretch:
- the Noc4l gene encoding nucleolar complex protein 4 homolog isoform X1: protein MEMEGEAERGRPCDPRRALGRLVQAVLSSRGEANAVFDILAALQSEDQEEVQEAVRACSRLFGALLERGELYVGQLPSEDTVMAGSQGAMRKYKVWMRHRYCSCCNRLGELLAHPAFQVKELALGTLMKFVQLEGTHPLEQPKWEGHYLFPRTLFRAVVRGLVSPAEDHSLLLSQFREYLEFDDIRYHTMQAASDAVAQVTNQQPEPSVIFWNNAFTLLSSVSLPRQEHDLSSFYVKHAELSDKWKVTHLREHRRAFQAMWLSFLKHKLPLSLYKKVLLVMHDSILPHLAQPTLMIDFLTSACDVGGAISLLALNGLFILIHKHNLEYPDFYRKLYGLLDPSVFHVKYRARFFHLADLFLSSSHLPAYLVAAFAKRLARLALTAPPEALLMVLPFICNLLRRHPACRVLVHRPQSPGESEMDSDPYDPEEEDPAKSRALESCLWELQTLQQHYHPEVSRAASVINQVLSVAEVSIAPLLELSAYEVFEQDLKRKGPKPVPLEFIPAQGLLGRRDDLCAQFFTLS, encoded by the exons ATGGAGATGGAAGGGGAGGCCGAGCGCGGGCGGCCCTGCGATCCCCGCCGCGCGCTAGGCCGCCTGGTGCAGGCGGTGCTGTCCAGCCGCGGCGAAGCCAACGCCGTGTTCGACATCCTGGCCGCACTGCAG TCCGAGGACCAGGAGGAGGTCCAGGAAGCAGTCCGCGCATGCAGCCGACTTTTTGGGGCTTTGCTGGAGCGGGGTGAGCTGTACGTGGGCCAGCTGCCCTCTGAGGACACGGTCATGGCAG GGTCCCAGGGAGCCATGCGCAAGTACAAGGTGTGGATGAGACACCGATATTGCAGCTGCTGCAATCGCCTGGGGGAGCTCTTGGCCCACCCTGCCTTCCAGGTCAAG GAGCTGGCCCTTGGGACACTTATGAAGTTTGTACAGCTGGAAGGAACACACCCCCTGGAGCAGCCCAAGTGGGAAGGCCATTACCTGTTCCCCCGCACACTTTTCAGG GCAGTGGTGAGAGGCCTGGTCTCACCTGCAGAGGACCACAGCCTGCTCCTCTCCCAGTTCCGGGAGTACCTGGAGTTTGACGACATTCGCTACCATACAATGCAGGCTGCCTCAGATGCCGTGGCTCAGGTCACCAACCAGCAGCCTGAG CCGTCCGTCATCTTCTGGAACAATGCTTTTACTCTGCTGAGCTCCGTGAGCCTGCCTCGCCAGGAGCACGATCTCTCCAGCTTCTATGTGAAGCATGCAG AGCTGTCAGACAAGTGGAAGGTCACTCATTTGAGG GAGCACAGGAGAGCATTCCAGGCCATGTGGCTCAGCTTCCTTAAGCACAAG CTGCCCCTCAGCCTGTACAAGAAGGTGCTCCTGGTGATGCACGACTCCATCCTCCCCCACCTGGCCCAGCCTACCCTCATGATCGACTTCCTCACCAGTGCCTGTGATGTGG GGGGTGCCATCAGCCTTTTGGCCTTGAATGGACTTTTTATCCTGATTCACAAGCACAATTT GGAATACCCCGACTTCTACCGGAAGCTCTACGGCCTCCTGGACCCGTCTGTCTTCCATGTCAAGTACCGAGCCCGCTTCTTCCACTTGGCTGACCTCTTCCTGTCATCCTC CCATCTCCCTGCATACCTGGTGGCTGCCTTCGCCAAGCGCCTAGCCCGCCTGGCCCTGACGGCACCCCCAGAGGCCCTGCTCATGGTCCTGCCCTTCATCTGCAACCTGCTGCGCAGGCACCCTGCCTGCCGTGTGCTGGTGCACCGCCCGCAAAGCCCTGGTGAGTCAG AGATGGACAGTGATCCCTATGACCCTGAGGAGGAGGACCCGGCCAAGAGCCGAGCCCTGGAGAGCTGCCTCTGGGAGCTGCAG ACTCTCCAGCAGCACTACCACCCTGAGGTGTCCAGAGCCGCCAGCGTCATCAATCAGGTGCTGTCTGTTGCAGAGGTCAGCATTGCGCCCCTCCTGGAGCTCTCTGCCTACGAG GTCTTTGAGCAGGACCTCAAGAGGAAGGGGCCCAAGCCAGTGCCCCTGGAATTCATCCCAGCTCAAGGCCTGCTGGGCCGGCGGGACGACCTCTGTGCCCAATTCTTCACACTTAGCTGA
- the Noc4l gene encoding nucleolar complex protein 4 homolog isoform X2, translating into MEMEGEAERGRPCDPRRALGRLVQAVLSSRGEANAVFDILAALQSEDQEEVQEAVRACSRLFGALLERGELYVGQLPSEDTVMAGSQGAMRKYKVWMRHRYCSCCNRLGELLAHPAFQVKELALGTLMKFVQLEGTHPLEQPKWEGHYLFPRTLFRAVVRGLVSPAEDHSLLLSQFREYLEFDDIRYHTMQAASDAVAQVTNQQPEPSVIFWNNAFTLLSSVSLPRQEHDLSSFYVKHAELSDKWKVTHLREHRRAFQAMWLSFLKHKLPLSLYKKVLLVMHDSILPHLAQPTLMIDFLTSACDVGGAISLLALNGLFILIHKHNLEYPDFYRKLYGLLDPSVFHVKYRARFFHLADLFLSSSHLPAYLVAAFAKRLARLALTAPPEALLMVLPFICNLLRRHPACRVLVHRPQSPEMDSDPYDPEEEDPAKSRALESCLWELQTLQQHYHPEVSRAASVINQVLSVAEVSIAPLLELSAYEVFEQDLKRKGPKPVPLEFIPAQGLLGRRDDLCAQFFTLS; encoded by the exons ATGGAGATGGAAGGGGAGGCCGAGCGCGGGCGGCCCTGCGATCCCCGCCGCGCGCTAGGCCGCCTGGTGCAGGCGGTGCTGTCCAGCCGCGGCGAAGCCAACGCCGTGTTCGACATCCTGGCCGCACTGCAG TCCGAGGACCAGGAGGAGGTCCAGGAAGCAGTCCGCGCATGCAGCCGACTTTTTGGGGCTTTGCTGGAGCGGGGTGAGCTGTACGTGGGCCAGCTGCCCTCTGAGGACACGGTCATGGCAG GGTCCCAGGGAGCCATGCGCAAGTACAAGGTGTGGATGAGACACCGATATTGCAGCTGCTGCAATCGCCTGGGGGAGCTCTTGGCCCACCCTGCCTTCCAGGTCAAG GAGCTGGCCCTTGGGACACTTATGAAGTTTGTACAGCTGGAAGGAACACACCCCCTGGAGCAGCCCAAGTGGGAAGGCCATTACCTGTTCCCCCGCACACTTTTCAGG GCAGTGGTGAGAGGCCTGGTCTCACCTGCAGAGGACCACAGCCTGCTCCTCTCCCAGTTCCGGGAGTACCTGGAGTTTGACGACATTCGCTACCATACAATGCAGGCTGCCTCAGATGCCGTGGCTCAGGTCACCAACCAGCAGCCTGAG CCGTCCGTCATCTTCTGGAACAATGCTTTTACTCTGCTGAGCTCCGTGAGCCTGCCTCGCCAGGAGCACGATCTCTCCAGCTTCTATGTGAAGCATGCAG AGCTGTCAGACAAGTGGAAGGTCACTCATTTGAGG GAGCACAGGAGAGCATTCCAGGCCATGTGGCTCAGCTTCCTTAAGCACAAG CTGCCCCTCAGCCTGTACAAGAAGGTGCTCCTGGTGATGCACGACTCCATCCTCCCCCACCTGGCCCAGCCTACCCTCATGATCGACTTCCTCACCAGTGCCTGTGATGTGG GGGGTGCCATCAGCCTTTTGGCCTTGAATGGACTTTTTATCCTGATTCACAAGCACAATTT GGAATACCCCGACTTCTACCGGAAGCTCTACGGCCTCCTGGACCCGTCTGTCTTCCATGTCAAGTACCGAGCCCGCTTCTTCCACTTGGCTGACCTCTTCCTGTCATCCTC CCATCTCCCTGCATACCTGGTGGCTGCCTTCGCCAAGCGCCTAGCCCGCCTGGCCCTGACGGCACCCCCAGAGGCCCTGCTCATGGTCCTGCCCTTCATCTGCAACCTGCTGCGCAGGCACCCTGCCTGCCGTGTGCTGGTGCACCGCCCGCAAAGCCCTG AGATGGACAGTGATCCCTATGACCCTGAGGAGGAGGACCCGGCCAAGAGCCGAGCCCTGGAGAGCTGCCTCTGGGAGCTGCAG ACTCTCCAGCAGCACTACCACCCTGAGGTGTCCAGAGCCGCCAGCGTCATCAATCAGGTGCTGTCTGTTGCAGAGGTCAGCATTGCGCCCCTCCTGGAGCTCTCTGCCTACGAG GTCTTTGAGCAGGACCTCAAGAGGAAGGGGCCCAAGCCAGTGCCCCTGGAATTCATCCCAGCTCAAGGCCTGCTGGGCCGGCGGGACGACCTCTGTGCCCAATTCTTCACACTTAGCTGA